In Streptomyces sp. NBC_00569, a single genomic region encodes these proteins:
- a CDS encoding PAS domain-containing protein has product MSASRRSGATDELGPDEPERDGADLLAALLDGMDAALCAFDADGIVTHWNREAERILGWSAAEAVGRRGFSGWAVRSADADEVEARLMAAMRAPGRQVHEFALLTKDGGRILVRTQSAAVRGPDGKPAGLYCAFSEVHTQIDLERSIALSEALFEDASWGVVLVDADLRPAVVNVHAARALGAGRTALLGRPLGDLISQGVEELESALAHVLAEGAPPAPAELWVTVRLPEGDARRCWRSGFVRLASPLAEEPVPLGVGWLFQDVTEAKQTEQEAAQLRFRANQLHRATRAAAECEDPAEAATTHLDFALAGFADHALIDLVVGDEQTGRGADEDRTGPVRLARAAATPSGAPGPSLLVSRTTLPLRYPEGHPALQCVERTGSVRASASGRDAARAREWAETRQWPEGTVHALCAVLRSRARTLGVVTFLRGPSRTQFERTDATYAESVAARIAGTLDLVRVLDR; this is encoded by the coding sequence GTGAGTGCTTCCCGGCGTAGTGGGGCCACCGACGAGCTCGGGCCCGACGAGCCCGAGCGGGACGGGGCCGATCTTCTTGCCGCGTTGCTCGACGGGATGGACGCCGCGCTCTGCGCGTTCGACGCCGACGGGATCGTGACCCATTGGAACCGGGAGGCCGAGCGCATCCTCGGCTGGTCCGCCGCCGAGGCCGTGGGACGGCGCGGGTTCTCCGGATGGGCCGTGCGCAGCGCCGACGCCGACGAGGTCGAGGCCCGGCTGATGGCCGCGATGCGGGCGCCGGGCCGGCAGGTCCACGAGTTCGCACTGCTCACCAAGGACGGCGGGCGGATCCTCGTGCGTACGCAGTCCGCCGCGGTGCGCGGGCCCGACGGCAAGCCGGCCGGGCTGTACTGCGCGTTCAGCGAGGTGCACACCCAGATCGACCTGGAGCGGTCGATCGCCCTGAGCGAGGCCCTCTTCGAGGACGCGTCCTGGGGAGTCGTCCTCGTCGACGCCGACCTGCGGCCCGCCGTCGTGAACGTGCACGCCGCGCGGGCGCTCGGCGCCGGCCGCACCGCGCTGCTCGGACGCCCCCTCGGCGACCTGATCTCGCAGGGCGTCGAGGAACTGGAGAGCGCGCTCGCCCATGTGCTCGCCGAGGGCGCCCCGCCGGCCCCCGCCGAGCTGTGGGTGACGGTGCGGCTCCCGGAGGGCGACGCGCGCAGGTGCTGGCGCAGCGGCTTCGTGCGGCTCGCCTCACCGCTGGCGGAGGAACCCGTACCGCTGGGCGTCGGATGGCTGTTCCAGGACGTCACCGAGGCCAAGCAGACGGAACAGGAGGCGGCGCAGCTGCGGTTCCGGGCCAACCAGCTGCACCGGGCCACGCGGGCCGCCGCCGAGTGCGAGGACCCGGCGGAAGCGGCGACCACCCATCTGGACTTCGCGCTGGCCGGGTTCGCCGACCACGCGCTGATCGACCTGGTCGTCGGCGACGAGCAGACCGGCCGGGGCGCCGACGAGGACCGCACGGGCCCGGTGCGCCTCGCGCGGGCGGCCGCGACGCCTTCGGGAGCGCCGGGGCCGAGCCTGCTGGTGTCGCGCACGACGCTGCCCCTGCGCTATCCGGAGGGCCACCCGGCGCTGCAGTGCGTGGAGCGCACGGGTTCGGTCCGGGCGAGCGCGAGCGGGCGTGACGCCGCGCGGGCGCGCGAGTGGGCCGAGACCAGACAGTGGCCCGAGGGCACGGTGCACGCCCTGTGCGCGGTGCTGCGCAGCCGGGCGCGCACCCTGGGCGTGGTGACGTTCCTGCGTGGGCCCAGCCGCACACAGTTCGAGCGGACCGACGCCACGTACGCGGAGAGTGTCGCGGCCCGGATCGCCGGGACGCTCGACCTGGTGCGGGTCCTCGACCGGTAG
- the purU gene encoding formyltetrahydrofolate deformylase, giving the protein MNEQSSASGAAGGEQYVLTLSCPDKQGIVHAVSSYLFMTGCNIEDSQQFGDHDTGLFFMRVHFSADAPVTAEKLRASFAAIGDSFHMDWQIHRSAERMRVVLMVSKFGHCLNDLLFRARIGALPVDIAAVVSNHTDFAELVKSYDIPFHHIPVTKDNKPEAEAQILDLVRAEGVELVVLARYMQVLSDDLCKELSGRIINIHHSFLPSFKGAKPYHQAHARGVKLIGATAHYVTADLDEGPIIEQEVERVGHDVTPDQLVAIGRDVECQALARAVKWHAERRILLNGRRTVVFT; this is encoded by the coding sequence ATGAATGAGCAGTCCTCCGCGTCCGGCGCCGCCGGCGGCGAGCAGTACGTCCTGACTCTCTCCTGCCCCGACAAGCAGGGCATCGTGCACGCCGTGTCGAGCTACCTCTTCATGACCGGCTGCAACATCGAGGACAGCCAGCAGTTCGGCGACCACGACACGGGCCTGTTCTTCATGCGGGTCCACTTCTCGGCGGACGCGCCCGTCACGGCGGAGAAGCTGCGGGCCAGCTTCGCCGCGATCGGCGACTCCTTCCACATGGACTGGCAGATCCACCGCTCCGCTGAGCGGATGCGCGTCGTCCTGATGGTGTCGAAGTTCGGCCACTGCCTGAACGACCTGCTGTTCCGCGCCCGGATCGGCGCCCTGCCCGTCGACATCGCGGCGGTCGTCTCGAACCACACGGACTTCGCCGAACTCGTGAAGTCGTACGACATCCCCTTCCACCACATCCCGGTGACGAAGGACAACAAGCCCGAGGCCGAGGCGCAGATCCTCGACCTGGTGCGCGCCGAGGGTGTCGAACTGGTCGTCCTGGCCCGCTACATGCAGGTCCTCTCGGACGACCTGTGCAAGGAGCTCAGCGGGCGGATCATCAACATCCACCACTCGTTCCTGCCGAGCTTCAAGGGCGCCAAGCCGTACCACCAGGCACACGCGCGGGGCGTGAAGCTGATCGGCGCGACCGCGCACTATGTGACGGCCGACCTCGACGAGGGCCCGATCATCGAGCAGGAGGTCGAGCGCGTCGGCCACGACGTGACGCCGGACCAGCTCGTGGCGATCGGCCGCGACGTGGAGTGCCAGGCACTGGCCCGCGCCGTGAAGTGGCACGCCGAGCGCCGGATCCTGCTGAACGGGCGCCGGACGGTCGTCTTCACCTGA
- a CDS encoding SCO4402 family protein has translation MTVQSSEKSSRRGRRSSTMGGMPLNDMPWWRWRSNVRSALHMLSDPAFQRNVWLAGVDGFGDVTDAVYRLVEDTWLDNWSAEKYVGTIFRDSQEAQLVDTAVLRVLRIMHQVGPDAPVSAYLDHQAWPEAVHSARDAHVALATSDGDDPDAAPRTLEVLRIMTRAA, from the coding sequence ATGACCGTGCAAAGCTCGGAGAAGTCTTCCCGTCGCGGCCGTCGCTCCTCCACCATGGGCGGCATGCCACTCAACGACATGCCGTGGTGGCGCTGGCGCAGCAATGTGCGCTCCGCGCTGCACATGCTCTCCGACCCCGCGTTCCAGCGAAACGTCTGGCTCGCGGGCGTGGACGGGTTCGGGGACGTCACCGACGCCGTGTACCGCCTCGTCGAGGACACCTGGCTCGACAACTGGTCCGCCGAGAAGTACGTCGGCACGATCTTCCGGGACTCCCAGGAGGCACAGCTCGTCGACACCGCCGTGCTGCGCGTGCTGCGGATCATGCACCAGGTGGGCCCCGACGCACCCGTCTCCGCCTATCTCGACCACCAGGCGTGGCCGGAAGCGGTGCACTCCGCGCGGGACGCGCACGTCGCGCTCGCCACGAGCGACGGCGACGACCCCGACGCGGCGCCCCGCACCCTCGAAGTCCTGCGGATCATGACGCGCGCGGCCTGA
- a CDS encoding ABC transporter substrate-binding protein, whose protein sequence is MTGRRRTTIPRTTRTLRSTVLSAAVWAACASLAAGCGLVSDVTGGSKDPITVMTWAPEKTQATNMPGMPAMARAYARWVNAHGGIGGRDLRVITCNDNNDTVGAARCARDAVEQNAVAVVGSYSQHARSFLGPLESAGIPYIGGYGVTDEEFASPLSYPVNGGQPALMAGNGRQLAAAGCDRTSLVRPDTVAGDQLPLLLDTGLSAGRNRASDVRAAEDATDYTEQARQALLRAGADPVGKGCVTAVLGDRTDTFFDSFRRTRDSYPKVRISTVLGSVDQTVIDRSGGKSGVYEGAYVTGWYPVATDRRWATMRKVISEQAFGDNRIDPADAGVQTTWIAYTVLRQVVESLGDGDVTARTVRGALDGGLKVRTGGLTPTLSWRFEDMIAASGFPRLVNADVTFQVVRDGRLVAARRGLVDVSRTLEATPTG, encoded by the coding sequence ATGACTGGCCGGCGTCGCACCACCATCCCGCGCACCACCCGCACCCTTCGTTCCACCGTGCTTTCGGCGGCGGTGTGGGCGGCTTGTGCGTCGCTCGCCGCCGGATGCGGTCTCGTCTCCGACGTCACCGGGGGCTCCAAGGACCCCATCACGGTGATGACATGGGCGCCCGAGAAGACCCAGGCGACCAACATGCCCGGCATGCCCGCCATGGCACGCGCCTACGCGCGCTGGGTCAACGCCCACGGCGGCATCGGCGGCCGCGACCTCAGGGTCATCACCTGCAACGACAACAACGACACCGTGGGCGCCGCCCGCTGCGCCAGGGACGCCGTCGAGCAGAACGCCGTGGCGGTCGTCGGCTCCTACAGCCAGCACGCCCGCTCCTTCCTCGGCCCCCTGGAGTCCGCCGGCATCCCCTACATCGGCGGCTACGGCGTCACCGACGAGGAGTTCGCCAGCCCTCTGTCGTATCCGGTCAACGGCGGCCAGCCCGCCCTGATGGCCGGGAACGGACGGCAGCTGGCCGCCGCGGGCTGCGACCGCACCTCGCTCGTGCGCCCCGACACCGTCGCCGGCGACCAGCTGCCGCTGCTCCTCGACACGGGCCTGTCCGCGGGCCGCAACCGCGCGTCCGACGTGCGCGCCGCCGAGGACGCCACCGACTACACGGAGCAGGCCCGCCAGGCGCTCCTGCGGGCCGGCGCCGACCCGGTCGGGAAGGGCTGCGTCACGGCGGTCCTCGGCGACCGCACGGACACGTTCTTCGACTCGTTCCGCCGCACCCGCGACTCCTATCCGAAGGTGCGGATCTCGACCGTCCTCGGCAGCGTCGACCAGACGGTCATAGACCGCTCGGGCGGCAAGTCGGGCGTCTACGAAGGGGCGTACGTCACCGGCTGGTATCCGGTGGCGACCGACCGGCGGTGGGCGACGATGCGCAAGGTCATCAGTGAGCAGGCGTTCGGCGACAACCGGATCGACCCGGCGGACGCGGGCGTGCAGACGACATGGATCGCGTACACCGTCCTGAGGCAGGTCGTCGAGTCGCTCGGCGACGGTGATGTGACGGCGCGCACGGTGCGCGGGGCGCTCGACGGCGGCCTGAAGGTGCGCACGGGCGGGCTGACGCCGACGCTGAGCTGGCGCTTCGAGGACATGATCGCGGCCAGCGGCTTCCCGCGGCTCGTCAATGCCGACGTCACCTTCCAGGTGGTGCGCGACGGGCGGCTCGTGGCCGCGCGCCGCGGACTCGTCGACGTGTCGCGCACGCTGGAGGCGACCCCCACGGGCTGA